GGTTCTGACAATTTTCCGACCCGTTTTGCCGCCAACGATGCTGCTGTGATGTCGGGCAAGCCGCTGGTCCACGGAGCGGCCACCGGCTTCAGGGGGCAGGTGATGAGCATTCTGCCGGGGCGTTCGGCCTGTCTGCGTTGCTTGTTTGCCGGTCCTCCCCAGGAGGCGGGCCCTACTTGCCGGACCCAGGGGGTATTGGGCTCCTTGGTGGGGGAGGTGGGGTGGTTGATGGCGTCGGAGGTCTCTTGCTGGTTGGCTGGGGGGGATGGGCGTCTGTTGGATCGGTTGTTGACGATTGATGTTTTGACAAATCGTCGGCGGATTGTGGTGTTGCGCCGGCAGGTGGATTGTGTGGGGTGTGGCCGGGATACCACGAAAGCGGGGGCGTGACGCTTCAACACCCCTTTGAGAAAAACTTGGACATGTTTGATAAAAACAACACCCCTTTGAGAAAAACTTGGACATGGAAGCCTTTGCCAGGGCTTCGCCCCGAACCCCACCAGGTGAGAAAAACTTGGGCATGGAGGCCTTTGTCAGGGCTTCGCCCCGAACCCCACCAGGAGGAAGGGCGCAGCCCTTCC
This Magnetococcales bacterium DNA region includes the following protein-coding sequences:
- a CDS encoding HesA/MoeB/ThiF family protein, which codes for MSGVLLIGAGGLGVAVSLGLLGTAVQRLGVVDPDTVSLSNLQRQVLYQTGDLDKPKVTCLVDHLLARRPDLEVVAYQARPESAAAIADLARDYDLLVDGSDNFPTRFAANDAAVMSGKPLVHGAATGFRGQVMSILPGRSACLRCLFAGPPQEAGPTCRTQGVLGSLVGEVGWLMASEVSCWLAGGDGRLLDRLLTIDVLTNRRRIVVLRRQVDCVGCGRDTTKAGA